From the Cohaesibacter sp. ES.047 genome, the window GGTGTGGACCCGTCTGATGTGGTGGGCATCGGCTTTGATGCCACCTGTTCGCTTGTCGTGCTTGGTGAGGGCGGCACTCCGATGGCGATCGGCTCAAGTGAGGATCCGGCGCGCAATATCATCGTCTGGATGGACCATCGCGCGACTGACCAAGCGGACCGGATCAACGCGACCAAGCACCGTGTGCTGGACTATGTGGGCGGTATCATTTCCCCTGAAATGGAAACCCCCAAGCTGCTCTGGCTCAAGGAAAACCGCCCGCAAACCTTTGCAGGTGCCTGGCGCTTCTTTGATCTGTCCGACTATCTGACATGGCGCTCGACCGGCAGCGAAGCCCGCTCGATCTGCACCGTCACCTGCAAATGGACCTACATGGGCCATGAAGACAGCTGGGATGAAAGCTACTTCCGTCAGATCGGGCTGGATGCACTGGCTGATGAGAAGTTCGAGCGCATCGGCACCGACATCGTCAATGCGGGCACGCCGCTTGGCTCGGGCTTGACCGAAGCCGCCGCCGCTGATCTCGGCCTTGTTGCAGGCACTCAGGTCGCAGCAGGCCTCATCGACGCCCATGCAGGCGGCATCGGCACCGTCGGAGCAAAAGACAGCGGCAAACCACAGGACAATCTGGGCTACGTCTTTGGCACCAGCTCCTGCACCATGACCACGACCAGCGAGCCTGTTTTCGTGCCCGGCGTCTGGGGGCCCTACTATTCTGCGATGGTTCCCGGTGCATGGCTCAACGAGGGTGGCCAGTCCGCCGCCGGTGCGGCTATCGCCCAACTGCTTAAATTCCACCCAGCCACGGCCGAGGCAACCGCGAACGCAAAGGCGGCTGGCAAATCCCTGCCTGACTGGCTGGCTGTCCGCGCCGTTGAACTCGCCGGATCGGTTAAAAATGCCGCTCGATTGGCTGAAGGGCTTCATGTCGTTCCCGAATTTATCGGCAACAGAGCCCCTTATGGCGACCCCTACACCCGGGCCGTGATTGCGGGCCTCGGCATGGACAGCGATGTCGATCATCTTGTCGCCCTCTACATCGCCGGTGTCAGCAGCCTTGGGTATGGCCTTCGTCAGATCATTGATACGCAGGCCGAAGCCGGTGCGATGATTAAGACCATCGTCATCAGTGGCGGTGCAGGGCGCAGCGATCTCGTCCGACAGCTTCTGGCAGATACGACGGGCGTTGCCATTGCCGCTCCCAAGACCGATGAACCGGTCCTTCTGGGCTCTGCCATACTTGGAGCGGTTGCCGCCGGTGACTTCGATCAGGTTGAGGATGCCATGACGGCAATGAGCGAAATCGCCCAGCGTTATGAGCCGGATAGCGGTGAGATCCGAGCCTTCCACGAGACCCGCTATGACCTTTTCAAGCGGTTTCAGGCACTTGCTCGCGAAGCGGCCATCAGACACTGAAACCTCAACGACACGCTATTGATCCGACGGCTGGGTTCAGCCCGGAGTGGAGACATTATGACCAAACCAAACGCCGTTCTCTTTGACCTTGATGGATGCCTTGTTGACAGCGAGCCACTCTCGCTGCAATCACTGGCATCGGAGATGCAGGAGGTCGGTGTTCCTGGCGCAAGTTATGAAATGACGCGCGACCACTATCTGGGTTGGTCTCTGACGGATGTCAGCAAGGATGTCACCAAACGACTTGGCAAACCCTGTCCGCCGGATCTCTCAGAGAAATACCACCAGCGCCTCTTTGCCCTATATGAACGAGATGGCTTGCCGTTGGTGGATACCATGGTCGCCCTGCATGATCGTTTGTTTGAAGCAGGGCTGGTCACGGCCATTGCCTCAGGCGGATCTCCTGATCGAATTGTCCGCTCCCTGAACGCTTCGGGGCTCATGGGACGCTTTGAAGGACGCACTTACAGCGGCGAGGAAGTGGAGCGCGGCAAGCCGGCTCCCGATCTGTTTCTTTATGCAGCCCGCAAGCTGGGGCTCGAACCCTCAACCTGTGTTGTCGTGGAAGATTCCCCTCATGGCATTGAAGGTGCCGTGGCCGCGGGCATGCGGGCCTTCGGCTTCACCGGTGGCTCCCATCTTGATGGCATCCGGGACCAGCACCGCGAATTGCTCCTCTCCAAGGGGGCTGAGGCTGTATGCGAGAACGCCATGGACCTGTTCGACCACATCATGGGCGTGGCCGAGGACGGCTCGGCGAAAGCTCGTGAGGCTATGTCATGAGCCGCTGGACCGCGACCACCGAAATGAATCACTCGGTCGCGATCGAAGAGCTTCTGTTCTTTATCGAGCGGGTCGCCAACGGGGCATCGACTATGCGGTTTCTGTGTGGGGAAGCCGCGTTCGGCATGAGCCTTCTTGTGCGCATCGCGCGACAACGGTCCTTGACCAAGAATCTCGTAACCCTGTCGCTGCCGGTTGAAGAGGGCTGGGATGAGACGGTGTCTTCGTCGTCCCGCGCCGGGCGTGTCGAGTGTCTCCTTGCATCACTCAGCACGCAACAACAGCCGAACTGCAATGCGTTTGAGGCGGTGTTTCGCCGCTTTGCAGACCGTTGCATCGCAGAAGCGCGCCTTGAGAATGGCACTCTGATCTGTGCCATCGAGAGGGCATGTAGAGACATTGTCGGGTTGCAAGGTGGAGCAGAACTGGCGTCCTGTCTTTCGAGCTACTGCATCGCCTATCAGGCCGGGGACCATAGCCGCATGAAAGCGGTTCTGAATGCTCTGGTGACCGGCTCTTCTGATGACCTGAATGACGTGCACATGCCCTTGGCGGATCTCAGTCTGTCCGAGCTTCTTTGCCTGCTTTCCACCCTGATCCGGACGAGCGGCTATAACGGGCTTATCCTGTTCGGAGAAGATAGCAACCGAACGCCGAACGCCACCACATCGCCTGATGGATTTGGCATGTTGGTCGAGAGCATTGCCAAGGCCATTCAAGACGGGGCTGACGAGTTCGGGGCCGTGCTGCCGATGCGGCCCCAGTCAATGGCTGTCGTTGTTGAAGGGGTTAGCAACCAAAACAAACCTTGGAACCTGAACGTCTGTCGGGGCCCTGATAACGACTTGCAGGCGCAATTGGCCCCGATGGTGATTACCGTTCCGAGCCTCACCATTGAGGATTTCGCCCGCGTTGGCTGATTGTCTCAATGCTGGTTCTGCTGCCTGTCCTTGTCACTTTTCATCAGCCAGCGTTTGACGGTGTTCCGATCAATCGCCAGACGTTGTGCGGTCCTGGTGATGTTGCCGTCCTCCAGCTGATACACCTTATGCACCTTCGATGCGATGATCTCATCAAGGGACTTGTCATCAAGATCCGCATCGCGATCCGGTCCGTTGATCAGTGCTGCCGCTGAAAGAGCGGGCATTTCAAAGTCCGACAGGCTCTGCAGGGTTGCATATTTTTCGGCAAAATTCTCCAATTCGCGCACATTGCCCGGCCAGGAATAGTGTTTCAATTGCTTGAGAACGCGCGTTGGAACATGGGGTGTAGGAGCCTTTCTTTTCTGACAGGACTTCTCAAGGAAACGCTTGAAAAGCAGCTCCGCATCTCCGTCCCGCTCGCGTAAGGCAGGGATGCTGAGATCAAGCACGTTGAGCCGATAAAACAGGTCCGCTCGTAATTTGTGAAGCTTGATTTCCTCCTGCGGGACTTTGTTTGTCGTGGCAATGATGCGCACATTGATCGGTACGACCTTGTTATCGCCAATGCGCATGATTTCGCCCGTCTGCAGGGCTCTGAGCAACTTTGCCTGCAAGAAGACATTCATCTCGGTCAATTCGTCCAGAAACAGCGTTCCTTCATGGGCCAGTTCAAATAGGCCGATCTTTCCCGATTTGGAGGCACCGGTGAAGGCTCCCGGTGCATAGCCGAACAGCTCGCTTTCCAGAAGATCGCCGGGCAGAGCGGCGCAGTTCACCGCCACGAAGGGGCCATCGGCCAACTGTCCTGCATTGTGGATGGATTGCGCGAACAGCTCCTTGCCAGTGCCTGTCTCCCCGACAATCATGATATTGCAGGTCGTCTGGCTATAATGTTGCGCCATCTCAACGAGCCGCTTCATCTTCTGACAGCGGTAATGGATACTCGAGAAGGAGTATTTGGCGTAGAAGCCGCTCTGGGTCAGTTTTTTGCGGATCACATTGCCGGTGTCCTGAATCTTCTGCACCGGCTGGAACAGCACCACGCTGGCTTGATCCGAGAAATCGCCCGACGCGATCGTGATGTGATCGAGCGCCAGCGGGTCTCCTCGATAGGAGACGATCATGTTGCGGGTGTCCATGCTCTTTTGAAAGGCGCGCTCCAGCTCGGGTGAAACAAAGAAATCCGTAATCGCCGCGCCCAGAATTTTCCGCTTGGGATGGGCCAGGATCTCGCATCCCTGTCGGTTGACCTCCTCGATACGGCCCAGCTTGTTCACCAGCACAGCACCATCGCGGGTACAGTCCAGAACGGTTGAAAGCTTGCGTTCCGCTAGGATGTAGCGGTTGAGGTTCTTGTAGACCAGCATCGCCCGCTCGAACGCATCGACGATGGTTTCCATGCTGGACTCGATCAAATAGGCATTGAGGCCTTTTGATTTGACCCATTGGCAGGCCACAGCATCCCCGATCACGACATCCGGCTTCCATTTGACCAGACTGTCGAGGCGCTCCTGAAACTCTGTTTTCTCTCGCAACTCGAAACAGCGATACGTGCGCGTCAGGATCGTGCAGATCGGCTCGACCAGATTGATCAGGGGCGCAAAGCCGGCAACCGCGATGCGGGTGTTCTCGTCCGTCTCCTTATGAATGTAGGCGAGTGTTCGTTGAACCGAAGCCTCCACTTCGATCACTTCGACATCAAGTTCCCTCCGTATCATCCGCGCTGTTCCACCGCGACTGATGATGATCTTCGCACCATTTTCCATAGCCTGTCGCGCCGCCTTCACCCCCTGCTGGAGGTCTCCTTCAAAGGCTTTGGCAGGATAATCGGATGTATCAATGATGCTTTGGGCCTTGACGCGTATTTGCTCGTACGGAGCAATAAACGCGATAACCATGACCTGTCCTCCCAGCTCGGAAGTATGCGCTGGGACAATTTCGATTGCAACGAATTGATGATGCGCGATGCATCGTCTTCCGCAGCACATTGCAGCAAGTCGTAGCCCGGGAAATGTGTAATTTCCAATAGTATATAATTACATCAATGGCTTGATTGTGTTGGCACGGCCATTGCTAACAATGGGGTAAGGCGCGAGAAGAACCGCCATCCGTCTAAATGACTAGATAATGAGAGAGGAGACACTTTCAATGAAAAGGGATCTTTTAAAAGTCCTTTTGCTCGGGCTTGCAGTGCTCGGGATATCCCCGATCCAAGGGCAGGCCGCGTCAGAAGGCCAGGTTCTGAACATCGCCCATCCTGTGCTGCAACAAAACTGGTCACCCCTTCAGGGAGGAGGGCACGGCGCGCGTTGGCAGTCACTCAGCTGGGCCGCTCCGATGTATTTCGACAAGGACGGCAAATTGACGCCCTATGTCCTTTCGAGCGTTGACTCTGACGACAGCTATACCAACTGGACCCTTCATGTGAACCCGAAAGCTGTCTTCTCCGATGGCTCGAAAATCACAGCTCAAGATGTCGTCGGCACCTGGAATCTCTCCGCACGACCAGCAACCAAACATGCCCGCGTCAACCTGTTCCTTGGCGGTGTGAAAGGCTTCAACGATGTTGCCGTTGGCAAAGCGAAAGACATGGAAGGTCTGGCAATCAAGGACGATGCAACCGTGAGCGTCACTTTGGCCAGCCCCGATCCGATCTTTGACCAGAAGATTGCCACCGCGCTGATCGCTCCGGTGAAAATCTCTCAGGCCGAAGATGAAAACGGCATGGAAAAGCAGGATTGGTGGATGCCGGAAAATGGCGTCGTCGTATCCGGTCCTTTCATGCCCGAAAGCATCGACCTCGATCAGGGCGTCGTGACGCTCATCCCGAACCCGAACTTCTTCGGGCCGGCTCCAAAACTTGAAAAGATCGTCTTGACCACTGTTTCCGATGCCAGCACCGCCACCCTGATGCTGAAACGCGGAACGATGGATGCGCACACAGAGCTCATCACTCCAACGATCATTCAGGATCTTGGTGCCGACTTCCTTGGTGGTCCGGCGCTTGCCAAAGGACAGCAGTTCTGGATCAACTCCAACAAGCCACCGATGGATGACATCAATGTTCGCAAGGCGCTGATCATGTCCGTCAATCCTGAAGAGCTCGCTCTGGCCGCCTTCCCGGATGGCCCGTTCACTGCAGCAACCCAGATCCTGAACAAGGTGCCTGGCGTGGATCCGGACTTCAAGAAATATCCATTTGATCCCGAAGCTGCCAAGGCTGC encodes:
- a CDS encoding FGGY-family carbohydrate kinase, which encodes MARYYMGIDVGTGSARVGIFDVQGNMLGAEKQDITLFQEAGSIVEQSSDEVWNAVCTASKATLQATGVDPSDVVGIGFDATCSLVVLGEGGTPMAIGSSEDPARNIIVWMDHRATDQADRINATKHRVLDYVGGIISPEMETPKLLWLKENRPQTFAGAWRFFDLSDYLTWRSTGSEARSICTVTCKWTYMGHEDSWDESYFRQIGLDALADEKFERIGTDIVNAGTPLGSGLTEAAAADLGLVAGTQVAAGLIDAHAGGIGTVGAKDSGKPQDNLGYVFGTSSCTMTTTSEPVFVPGVWGPYYSAMVPGAWLNEGGQSAAGAAIAQLLKFHPATAEATANAKAAGKSLPDWLAVRAVELAGSVKNAARLAEGLHVVPEFIGNRAPYGDPYTRAVIAGLGMDSDVDHLVALYIAGVSSLGYGLRQIIDTQAEAGAMIKTIVISGGAGRSDLVRQLLADTTGVAIAAPKTDEPVLLGSAILGAVAAGDFDQVEDAMTAMSEIAQRYEPDSGEIRAFHETRYDLFKRFQALAREAAIRH
- a CDS encoding BREX system ATP-binding domain-containing protein, giving the protein MSRWTATTEMNHSVAIEELLFFIERVANGASTMRFLCGEAAFGMSLLVRIARQRSLTKNLVTLSLPVEEGWDETVSSSSRAGRVECLLASLSTQQQPNCNAFEAVFRRFADRCIAEARLENGTLICAIERACRDIVGLQGGAELASCLSSYCIAYQAGDHSRMKAVLNALVTGSSDDLNDVHMPLADLSLSELLCLLSTLIRTSGYNGLILFGEDSNRTPNATTSPDGFGMLVESIAKAIQDGADEFGAVLPMRPQSMAVVVEGVSNQNKPWNLNVCRGPDNDLQAQLAPMVITVPSLTIEDFARVG
- a CDS encoding ABC transporter substrate-binding protein; this encodes MKRDLLKVLLLGLAVLGISPIQGQAASEGQVLNIAHPVLQQNWSPLQGGGHGARWQSLSWAAPMYFDKDGKLTPYVLSSVDSDDSYTNWTLHVNPKAVFSDGSKITAQDVVGTWNLSARPATKHARVNLFLGGVKGFNDVAVGKAKDMEGLAIKDDATVSVTLASPDPIFDQKIATALIAPVKISQAEDENGMEKQDWWMPENGVVVSGPFMPESIDLDQGVVTLIPNPNFFGPAPKLEKIVLTTVSDASTATLMLKRGTMDAHTELITPTIIQDLGADFLGGPALAKGQQFWINSNKPPMDDINVRKALIMSVNPEELALAAFPDGPFTAATQILNKVPGVDPDFKKYPFDPEAAKAALAASKYKDASRLPKIMFVGISTPTHEAAAQYIAEQWRKILGIQGIEMKPAIETYSGPDQKSVQIFRDDVGTRVPDAVSYLMGSIYSKSGNARNKLGGYKNEEIDALLEDASVKGVKDPKRIELAQQAQRLFRDDWVYIPYYYDVMSKWAMPWVQNFDKNDDWQVIEPWNVTIDESKRP
- a CDS encoding sigma 54-interacting transcriptional regulator, with amino-acid sequence MVIAFIAPYEQIRVKAQSIIDTSDYPAKAFEGDLQQGVKAARQAMENGAKIIISRGGTARMIRRELDVEVIEVEASVQRTLAYIHKETDENTRIAVAGFAPLINLVEPICTILTRTYRCFELREKTEFQERLDSLVKWKPDVVIGDAVACQWVKSKGLNAYLIESSMETIVDAFERAMLVYKNLNRYILAERKLSTVLDCTRDGAVLVNKLGRIEEVNRQGCEILAHPKRKILGAAITDFFVSPELERAFQKSMDTRNMIVSYRGDPLALDHITIASGDFSDQASVVLFQPVQKIQDTGNVIRKKLTQSGFYAKYSFSSIHYRCQKMKRLVEMAQHYSQTTCNIMIVGETGTGKELFAQSIHNAGQLADGPFVAVNCAALPGDLLESELFGYAPGAFTGASKSGKIGLFELAHEGTLFLDELTEMNVFLQAKLLRALQTGEIMRIGDNKVVPINVRIIATTNKVPQEEIKLHKLRADLFYRLNVLDLSIPALRERDGDAELLFKRFLEKSCQKRKAPTPHVPTRVLKQLKHYSWPGNVRELENFAEKYATLQSLSDFEMPALSAAALINGPDRDADLDDKSLDEIIASKVHKVYQLEDGNITRTAQRLAIDRNTVKRWLMKSDKDRQQNQH
- a CDS encoding HAD family phosphatase, with the protein product MTKPNAVLFDLDGCLVDSEPLSLQSLASEMQEVGVPGASYEMTRDHYLGWSLTDVSKDVTKRLGKPCPPDLSEKYHQRLFALYERDGLPLVDTMVALHDRLFEAGLVTAIASGGSPDRIVRSLNASGLMGRFEGRTYSGEEVERGKPAPDLFLYAARKLGLEPSTCVVVEDSPHGIEGAVAAGMRAFGFTGGSHLDGIRDQHRELLLSKGAEAVCENAMDLFDHIMGVAEDGSAKAREAMS